Below is a window of Mycobacterium dioxanotrophicus DNA.
TCCAGATCGCTGGCCACCACCGCCGTGCCCGCGGCCATCGCCTCGACCAGCACGATGCCGAAGCTCTCGCCACCGAGATTGGGGGCGCAGTACACATCGGCACTGGCCATCGCCGATGCTTTGGTGGCGTCGTCGACCTGACCGAGGAACCGCAGGTGCGACGCCAGGTCGCCTGCCTGTTCCCGCAAGGCGTCCTCGTCGCCACGCCCGACGATGAGGATCTCGACGTCGGGGAACCGTTCGACCAGTTTCGGCAGGGCGCCCAGCAGCACGGCCATCCCCTTGCGGGGTTCGTCGAACCGGCCGAGGAACAACACCGTGCGGCCCGGGCGCGGATAGCCGTCGAGTACCGGAGCATCGGCGAACGACGCGACATCGACCCCGTTGGGGATCTCCACCGCGTCGGATCCCAGCGCCTCCATCTGCCAGCGCCGGGCCAGGTCGGACACTGCGATGCGGCCGACGATCTTCTCGTGCAGCGGGCGCAGGATGCCCTGGAACACCGACAGGGTCAGCGACTTCGTCGTCGAGGTGTGAAACGTCGCGACGATCGGTCCCTCGGCGATGTTCAGGGCGAGCATCGACAGGCTCGGCGCGTTGGGCTCGTGCAGGTGCAGCACGTCGAAGTCACCGCGGGCCAGCCACTTCTTGACCATGCGATGAGTGGCGGGCCCGAACCGCAATCGGGCCACGGAGCCGTTGTACGGGATCGGCACGGCCTTGCCGCCCGACACCACGTAGTCGGGCAGCTTGACGTGGGGCGACGACGGAGCCAGGACGCTGACCTCGTTGCCGGCCTCGCGCATCACCTCGGCGAGTTGCAGCACATGGGATTGCACGCCGCCGGGCACGTCGAACGAGTAGGGGCAGACCATCCCGATTCGCATGGCTTTAGTTCCGTCGCTTCTTCGCGCAAGCGCTCATCAGGTGCCCAACCGGGCGCGGCGCTCATCGGAGAGGTCCGCGAGCCACTGCGGCTGCAACATGTGCCAGTCGGCCGGGTGCGCGGCGATGTTCTTCGCGAACTGATCGGCCAGCGCCTGGGTGATGATCCCGACATCGCCCGACGACGTGTCGAGCGGATCGAAGATTTCGACGACGCAGTCGTCGCCGTCGTAGTGGACGTGTGTCGGGTACAGCGGCGCACCCGTCTCGATGGCGAGCTTCGCCGATCCGGCGGGCATCCGGGTGGGTTCGCCGAAGAAGTCGACCTCGACACCGCTGCGGGTCAGATCCCGCTCGGCCATCAGGCACACGAACCTGTTGTCGCGCAGACGCTGCGCGAGCAACTCGAACGGCGGCCGTTCCCCTCCGGACAGCGGGAACACCTCGAAGCCGAGGCTCTCGCGGTACTCGATGAACCGCCGGTACAGCGATTCGGGTTTGAGCCGTTCGGCCACGGTGGCGAAGGTGCCGTACTTGCTCACCAACCACACCCCGGCCATGTCCCAGTTGCCGCTGTGCGGAAGCGCGAGAATGCCACCGCGGCCGGCGTCGTGGGCTGCCTGCAGCTTGTCCGCGCCGAGCACCACCTCATCGAGGCGCCGGGCGACGGCGGGCAGGTCCATCGACGGCAGCCGGAATGCTTCGCGCCAGTACCGCGCATAGGACGCCAGCGATTCCCGCATGAGTTCGTCGGGCACCTCCGCCGGTGCCACCCCGATGACGCGGGCCAGGTTCTTGCGCAGTTGCCCGGGCCCGCCGCCCAGCGACGCGTACCACGCGCCGGCCTCGAACATGTTGCGGGCCAACAACTCCGGCATGGTGCGCACCAATTGCCAGCCCGCCGCGTAACCCATGTCGGTCATCTGTCCGCGCAGCGGGATCCGGCTGATGATCGTCACAGTTCGCTCTGCTCGTTCGACTCGGTGGGTTGGGACGGGTTGAGCGGTTCCATGGCACCGGGCGAGGTGCGCACCGCGTGCAGACGCTGCGCGACGGTCACGATGCTGGCCACGGCGAGCAGCCACATGGCGACGTCGACGAGCCAGGGCACGTGCAGGAACGGCACCCCGGACAGCCCGGCACCCACCAGGACGATCACCAGGCGCTCGGGTCGCTCGATGATGCCGCCGTCCCCGCGCAGGCCGCTGGCCTCGGCGCGGGCCTTGATGTAGGAGATCACCTGGGAGGTCACCAGGCAGATCAGCGTGGCGACCACCAACGCCGGGCTGCCCAGACCGAACGCCGCCCACCACACCAGGCCGGCGAACACCGCGCCGTCGGCGATCCGGTCGCAGGTGGCGTCGAGCACCGCGCCGAACCGGGTCCCGCCGCCGCGTTCGCGGGCCATGGCGCCGTCGAGCATGTCGGCGAGTACGAACACGAACACCGCGAAGGCGCCCCACCACAACTGGCCGATCGGGAAGAGCGTCAGGGCGGCCGTGACCGAGCCTGCGGTGCCCACGATGGTGACGATGTCGGGGGTCAGGCCCGCACGCAGCGCGGCCTTGGCCACCGGACGGGACAGCTTGACGTAGGCGGCCCGGCTCATCAGGAACAGGTTGCTCACCGCTCCACTCCCGCCGGGCCCGGCTGCTTGGCCCATTCCGTGGCCAGCAGCACCCGCGTCTCGCGCAGCAACTGTGGGATCACCTTGGCGCCGCCGATGATCGTGATGAAGTTGGCGTCGCCGCCCCAGCGCGGCACCACGTGCATGTGCAGATGCTCAGCCAGCGAACCGCCCGCCGACGTGCCCAGGTTGAGCCCGACGTTGAAGCCGTGCGGCCGGGACACCGCCTTGATCACGCGAATCGCCTTCTGCGTGAACGCCATCAGCTCGGCGCTCTCCTCGGCGGTGAGGTCCTCCAGCTCCGACACCCGCCGGTAGGGCACCACCATCAGGTGTCCGGGGTTGTACGGATACAGGTTCAGCACCGCGTACACCTGTTGCCCGCGGGCCACCATCAGGCCGTCCTCATCGGACAGCTCCGGGATGTCGGTGAACGGTTCCGACGACCCGGCAGACCCAACCTTGTTGTCGCCCTTGACCGCATCGGCGATGTAGCTCATCCGGTGCGGGGTCCACAGTCGCTGCAGATGGTCGGGGTCGCCGACACCGTGGTCGACGATCCTCCGCTCGTCCGGATCGGTCACGTCGGGGCTACCTGGCTCTTCGCGCCAGCGCTCATCGCGGGTACCGCGTTGACCAATTCGGCGGTGGGAACGGCATTCTCACGCCGCTCGATCCATTCGGCGATGGCGTCGAACGCCTGTTCGCGGGGCACCCCGTTGATCTGGGTGCGGTCCCCGAACCGGAAGGAAACCGCGCCTGCCTCCACATCCTTGTCCCCCGCCAAAAGCATGAAGGGCACCTTCTGGTTGGTGTGGTTGACGATCTTCTTGGCCATCCGGTCGTCGCTGGCATCCACCTCGATGCGGATACCACGCGACTTCAGCTGCGCGGCAACGTCATACAGGTAGTCCAGGTGCGCGTCGGCGACCGGGATGCCGACCACCTGCACCGGCGCCAGCCAAGCCGGGAACGCGCCCGCATAGTGCTCGGTGAGCACCCCGAAGAACCGCTCGATGGAACCGAACAGCGCCCGGTGGATCAGGACGGGCCGCTGCCTGCTGCCGTCGGCGGCGGTGTACTCCAGCTCGAACCGGTCGGGCATGTTGAAGTCCAGCTGGATCGTCGACATCTGCCAGTTGCGTCCGAGCGCGTCCTTGACCTGCACCGAGATCTTCGGCCCGTAGAACGCGGCGCCGCCCGGATCGGGCACCAGGTCCAGGCCGGAGGCCTCGGCCACCTCACGCAGGGTGTCGGTGGCCTCCTCCCAGATCTCGTCGGAGCCGACGTACTTCTCCGGGTCCTTGGTGGACAGCTCCAGGTAGAAGTCGTCGAGACCGTAGTCGCGCAACAGATCCAGCACGAACTGCAGCAGCCGGGTGAGCTCGTCGCGCATCTGCTCGCGCGTGGTGTAGATGTGCGCGTCGTCCTGGGTCATGCCGCGAACCCGGGTCAGGCCGTGGACGACGCCGGACTTCTCGTAGCGGTAGACGCTGCCGAACTCGAAGAGCCGCAACGGAAGTTCACGATAGGAACGGCCCCGCGACCGGAAGATCAGATGGTGCATGGGGCAGTTCATGGGCTTGAGGTAGTAGTCCTGCCCCGGCTTGCGGACCGAACCGTCCTCGTTGAACTCCGCGTCGATGTGCATCGGCGGGAACATGCCGTCGGCGTACCACTCGAGGTGCCCCGAGGTGATGTAGAGGTGCTCCTTGGTGATGTGCGGGGTGTTGACGAACTCGTAGCCCGCCTCCAGGTGCTTTTGGCGCGAGTAGTCCTCGAGCTCGCGACGCACCACGCCGCCCTTCGGGTGGAAAACCGGAAGGCCCGAACCCAACTCGTCGGGGAAGCTGAACAGGTCGAGTTCCACCCCGAGCTTGCGGTGATCGCGGCGTTGCGCCTCCTCGATGAGCTCGAGGTGCTTGTCGAGGGCCTCCTGCGATTCCCAGGCCGTGCCATAGATGCGCTGCAGGCTCGCGTTGTTCTGGTTGCCCCGCCAGTAGGCCGCGGAGCTGCGGGTCAGCTTGAACGCCGGAATGTGCTTGGTGGTCGGGATGTGCGGGCCGCGGCACAAGTCCCCCCAGACCCGTTCCTTGGTGCGCGGATTGAGGTTGTCGTAGGCGGTGAGTTCGTCGCCGCCGACCTCCATCACCTCGGGATCGTCGGCCCCGGATTTGTCGTCGACCAGCTCCAGCTTGTAGGGCTCGCCTGCGAGTTCCCGACGGGCTTCGTCCTTGGACTCGTAGACCCGCCGGTCGAACAGCTGACCGTCCTTGACGATCTTCTGCATCCGCTTCTCGAGCTTCTCCAGGTCCTCGGGCGTGAACGGCTGCGGGACGTCGAAGTCGTAGTAGAAGCCGTCGACGATGGGCGGCCCGATCCCCAGCTTGGCCTCGGGGAACAGATCCTGCACGGCCTGCGCCAGCACGTGGGCGCAGGAGTGCCTGATGACGCTGCGGCCGTCCTCGGTGTCGGCGGCCACCGGGGTCACCTCGACGTCGGCGTCGGGCACCCAGGACAGGTCGCGCAGCCGGCCGTCGGCGTCGCGGACCACCACGACGGCGTCGACGGCGCCGCGCTGCGGCAGTCCCGCCTCGCGGACCGCCGCCCCGGCGGTGGTCCCTGCAGCGACCCGGATCGGGGCTGCGGGGGCGGAGCTGGCGGCGGCGCTCATCGGGGACTCTCCTATGGTTGCGGGACGCAATACGATCGCGACCATGCTATCGGTGGGGCGACCCGCGCCCCGAGCCCGATGGGGTCAAGGCTGCCCAGGTTTGAGGCGCACAAACAGCGCCTCGGCCTCCGCGAGCACGTCGTCGCCGTCGCTCAGGCGCCCGACGACGAAGATCTTGCGGCCCTCGATGCGGTCGATACCCGCCTCGACCTGCAGTTCTTTCTCGATCGGCACGATCTTTCGGTAGTCGACGTGCAGGTAGGCCGTGCGCTGGTAGGGGTTGCGGGTCAGTTTCGCCGCGGTGAAACCCAGCAGCGAATCGAACAGCAGCGCCAACTGCCCGCCGTGCACCGCGCCGTTGCGGCCGAGGTGGAACCGCCGGAAGTACGCGCTGCCCGCGATCCGCTGGTCGGCGGTGACGTGCAGCTGCGTCGGCACCGTCGAGATGCTCCCGCGGTTGGGTAGGTCCATGCGCCGGCCCGACGGTGAGTTCCATTCGTCGGCGTCGTAGGGCGCCAGCAGGGCCGACACCTTCTCGATCAGGTCGGCGGCCTCGGCGATCACCGCGTCGGGCGCGTCGGCGGCCTTGGCGTGGTCCTGCAGCGTGCGCACCGCCTCGACGAAGCGGCCGTAGTCCGGTCCACCGCGGGTCGTGGGATCCGGCGGGTTGAACCCTCCACCGGGATGCGCGCTGTCAGTGGACACCCCGCCACCGTATTGCCTGCGGACCGCCGATCCGGAGGTGACATGGTGGTGCGCGTGAATCTGAGCGACTCACCGGCCGGCCCAGCAGCTGCCCCACCCACGGTGCGCGTGCGCGTCGTCACCGTCTCGATGCTGGTCGCGGGCCTGCTGAGCGGCTGCACCGACGTGGTATCCGGCGCTGCCAATCGCGCGCAGTCCCACCCCGTCGTGTTCGCCCGGACCCTGCTGCTGGCCGAGGGCACCCGGACACCGGCCGGGCCCGCATCGCAGATTCCGGTGGGGACGAGCTACTTCACCGCGGCCCAGCCCCAGGAATGTACGGCGGCAACCCTGTTCCTCGGTTCGCCTCTGGTCCCGCCCGGCGCGGCCGATCACGCCGAGACCGGGTACCGCACGTCCGGCGGGGTCATGATGGCCGAGACCGTGAGCACCTACGAGGAGGATCTCGACATTCCCGCGGTGGTGCGCGACGGGTCGAGCGCGGTGTCGAGGTGCACCACCAACGCCGTGGGCATCTCGCCGACCGGACCGTCGCGGGCGATGCGGCTCGACGCGGTGACCACACCCGCCGACGGCGTCCTGACGTGGGCGATGACTCGGCCGGGGTGGAACTGTGACTACGGTCTGGCGGTGACTGCCCGTGCGGCACTGATGCTTTCGGTCTGCGACTACCAGCCGGGGTTTCAGATGGGCGAATGGGCCAAGCAGCGCCGCGACCAGTTGACGAAGCAGAACGTCTGATCCACCTGGCGGCAGTTCACTTGCCGGATGCCCATTACAGGTTTGCCGTGCACGTGCAGCTGTCAGACTCCCGCCATGACCGACGTCGCTCAGAACGCGCCCACCGACGAACGCAGCCGCACCGGCCTGTCTGCCGACGCCCTGCGTCGCGGCATCGTCGACCACCTGCGGTACTCGATCGGCCGTCCGGCCGCCGCGCTGCGCCCGGCACACTACTACCGCGCGCTTGCGCTGGCCGTGCGGGACCGCATGCAGGACAACCGGGTCGCGTCGACCCAGACATCGCTCGACCTGGGCCGCAAGGTCACGTGCTATCTGTCGGCCGAGTTCCTGATGGGCCCGCAGCTGGGCGCCAATCTGCTGAACCTGCAGATCGAATCCGCCGCGCGTGCCGCACTGGCCGAGCTGGGTCAGGATCTCGACGAGGTGCTGGCCTGCGAGGAGGAACCCGGTCTGGGCAACGGCGGCCTCGGCCGGCTCGCCGCGTGCTATCTCGACTCGCTGGCGACGCTGGAGCGCCCGGCGATCGGTTACGGCATTCGCTACGAGTTCGGCATCTTCGACCAGGAGATCCACGACGGCTGGCAGGTCGAGAAGACCGACAACTGGCTCGACAACGGAAACCCTTGGGAGATCGCCAAACCCGATGTGAGCTATGAGGTGAACTGGGGCGGTTTCGCCGAGCACTACACCGACGAGGCCGGCCACGACCGGGCGCGGTGGGTACCCGGACGGGTGATCAAGGGCGTCGCCTACGACACCCCCATCCAGGGTTACGGCGTGAAGACGTGCAACGCGCTGACGCTGTGGAGCGCCCGGGCCGTCAAGTCGTTTGCCCTGGAGGCGTTCAACACCGGGGACTACTACAAGGCCGTCGAGGACGAGGTCACCTCCGAGACCGTGACCAAGGTGCTCTACCCCAACGATGAACCCGAGGTCGGCAAGCGTCTGCGCCTGCTGCAGCAGTACTTCTTCGTGTCCTGCTCACTGCAGCACGTGCTGCACATCCTCGACGACCTGGCCGACGCCTCGGTACACGAGCTTCCCGAGCGGTTCGCGTTGCAGCTCAACGACACTCACCCGTCGATCGGGGTGGCCGAGCTGATGCGGCTGCTGGTCGACGAGCGGCAACTGAGCTGGGACGAGGCATGGGACATCACCGTCGCATCGTTCGGCTACACCAACCACACCCTGCTGCCGGAGGCGCTGGAGACCTGGCCGCTGGCCATGTTCGGCGAATCGCTGCCGCGGCACCTGGAGATCATCTACGAGATCAACCGCCGCTTCCTCGACGAGGTGGCCGCCGCGTTCCCAGGTGACACCGACCGCCTGCGCCGGATGTCGCTGATCGGTGAGGACAACGGCAAGAGCGTGCGGATGGCGCATCTGGCCACCGTCGGCAGCCACGCCGTCAACGGTGTCGCGGCATTGCATTCGGAACTGCTGAAATCCAGTGTCCTCAAAGACTTCTACGAGCTGTGGCCCGAGCGGTTCTCCAACAAGACCAACGGTGTCACCCCCCGCCGCTTCCTGGCGTTGGCCAACCCGGGCCTGCGCAGCCTGCTCGACGACACCATCGGCGACGGCTGGCTGAGCGATCTGACCAAACTGCGCGGACTGGAGGTCTACGTCGACGATCCGGCGTTCCGCACCCAGTGGCGAGCGGTCAAGCGCGACAACAAGGCTCGGCTGGCCGCCTACGTCGCTTCCACCGCGGGCGTCGATCTGGACCCCGATTGGCTGTTCGACATCCAGGTCAAGCGCATTCACGAGTACAAGCGTCAGCACCTCAACGTGTTGAACATCGTCACGCAGTACCACCGCCTCAAGCAGAATCCCGGCCTGGACATCGTGCCCCGCGCTTTCGTGTTCGGCGGCAAGGCCGCGCCGGGCTACTTCCTGGCCAAGCGGATCATCAAGCTCATCAACGCCGTGGGAGAGACGGTGAACAACGATCCGGATGTCAACCGGTTTCTCAAGGTCGCCTTCGTGCCGAACTTCAATGTGCAGAACGCAGAGTTCATCTATCCGGCTGCCGATGTCTCCGAACAGATCTCGACCGCAGGCAAGGAAGCCTCGGGCACCGGCAACATGAAGTTCATGATCAACGGTGCGCTCACCATCGGCACCCTCGACGGCGCCAACGTCGAGATGCGCGACGAGGTCGGTGCCGAGAACTTCTTCCTGTTCGGCCTTACCGTCGACGAGGTCGAGCGGATCAAACGTGACGGCTACCGGCCGTCGGACTACGTGGCGGGCAATCCCGAACTCGCGGCGGCACTCGATCTGATCGCCGACGGCACCTTCTCCCACGGTGACACCGACGTGTTCCGCCCACTGGTCGAGAACCTGCGCCATGACGACCCGTTCCTGGTGCTGGCCGACTATGCCTCCTATGTCGAGTGCCAGGAGCGGGTCAGTACCGCGTGGCGCGACACGGAGACGTGGACCCGCATGTCGATCATGAACACCGCACGCAGCGGCAAGTTCTCATCGGACCGGGCGATCACCGAGTACTGCGACGACATCTGGGGGGTCATCCCGGTCACCGTGGCGGATTAGCCGCCGCGGTTTGGCACCCCGCCGACCGGGGTAGCCCGGGGTTGGCCGGTCGAGCGCCGAAGGACCGGCGAGCTTTTCGATGGGAGGCACGACATGACCGCACTGCCTCCGGACCCCGATCCGGAACGGACCCCGGGCCTGGAACCCGGTGGAGGGGTATCTCCAGGCTCCACTCCCCCTGACGCGGCGCAAACATCCGGAGTGTCGGAGCCGCAGCCCCGCGCGCGACACCGGTTCTCGCCCAGCGCGACCGCCGGGCTCATCGCCATCGGTGTTTTCGTGTTGGTGTTCGTGGTGGCCGGCGTGTTGATCGTGGCGATCGTCTGGTAGCTCTCACCGCCTGCGCTCCGCTTCTGCCCACTGCTGCGGTCATGCCGACGGGCCTACCCGGTGCCGAAGGCGAAAACCGTTGCCGAATCGTAGGTTTGCCCTGGATTGAGGATCGTGGAGGGAAACCCCGGTTGGTTGGGCGAGTCCGGGAAGTGCTGGGTCTCCATCGTGAAGCCCG
It encodes the following:
- a CDS encoding glycosyltransferase family 4 protein, which translates into the protein MRIGMVCPYSFDVPGGVQSHVLQLAEVMREAGNEVSVLAPSSPHVKLPDYVVSGGKAVPIPYNGSVARLRFGPATHRMVKKWLARGDFDVLHLHEPNAPSLSMLALNIAEGPIVATFHTSTTKSLTLSVFQGILRPLHEKIVGRIAVSDLARRWQMEALGSDAVEIPNGVDVASFADAPVLDGYPRPGRTVLFLGRFDEPRKGMAVLLGALPKLVERFPDVEILIVGRGDEDALREQAGDLASHLRFLGQVDDATKASAMASADVYCAPNLGGESFGIVLVEAMAAGTAVVASDLDAFRRVLDDGRVGRLVPVDDADALAGGLIEMLADDSARARYIAAATEYVGRFDWSVVAGEIMRVYETVAGAGTKVRVAGTPARSAAAGGSAS
- a CDS encoding phosphatidylinositol mannoside acyltransferase codes for the protein MTIISRIPLRGQMTDMGYAAGWQLVRTMPELLARNMFEAGAWYASLGGGPGQLRKNLARVIGVAPAEVPDELMRESLASYARYWREAFRLPSMDLPAVARRLDEVVLGADKLQAAHDAGRGGILALPHSGNWDMAGVWLVSKYGTFATVAERLKPESLYRRFIEYRESLGFEVFPLSGGERPPFELLAQRLRDNRFVCLMAERDLTRSGVEVDFFGEPTRMPAGSAKLAIETGAPLYPTHVHYDGDDCVVEIFDPLDTSSGDVGIITQALADQFAKNIAAHPADWHMLQPQWLADLSDERRARLGT
- the pgsA gene encoding phosphatidylinositol phosphate synthase, producing the protein MSNLFLMSRAAYVKLSRPVAKAALRAGLTPDIVTIVGTAGSVTAALTLFPIGQLWWGAFAVFVFVLADMLDGAMARERGGGTRFGAVLDATCDRIADGAVFAGLVWWAAFGLGSPALVVATLICLVTSQVISYIKARAEASGLRGDGGIIERPERLVIVLVGAGLSGVPFLHVPWLVDVAMWLLAVASIVTVAQRLHAVRTSPGAMEPLNPSQPTESNEQSEL
- a CDS encoding HIT family protein is translated as MTDPDERRIVDHGVGDPDHLQRLWTPHRMSYIADAVKGDNKVGSAGSSEPFTDIPELSDEDGLMVARGQQVYAVLNLYPYNPGHLMVVPYRRVSELEDLTAEESAELMAFTQKAIRVIKAVSRPHGFNVGLNLGTSAGGSLAEHLHMHVVPRWGGDANFITIIGGAKVIPQLLRETRVLLATEWAKQPGPAGVER
- the thrS gene encoding threonine--tRNA ligase; amino-acid sequence: MSAAASSAPAAPIRVAAGTTAGAAVREAGLPQRGAVDAVVVVRDADGRLRDLSWVPDADVEVTPVAADTEDGRSVIRHSCAHVLAQAVQDLFPEAKLGIGPPIVDGFYYDFDVPQPFTPEDLEKLEKRMQKIVKDGQLFDRRVYESKDEARRELAGEPYKLELVDDKSGADDPEVMEVGGDELTAYDNLNPRTKERVWGDLCRGPHIPTTKHIPAFKLTRSSAAYWRGNQNNASLQRIYGTAWESQEALDKHLELIEEAQRRDHRKLGVELDLFSFPDELGSGLPVFHPKGGVVRRELEDYSRQKHLEAGYEFVNTPHITKEHLYITSGHLEWYADGMFPPMHIDAEFNEDGSVRKPGQDYYLKPMNCPMHHLIFRSRGRSYRELPLRLFEFGSVYRYEKSGVVHGLTRVRGMTQDDAHIYTTREQMRDELTRLLQFVLDLLRDYGLDDFYLELSTKDPEKYVGSDEIWEEATDTLREVAEASGLDLVPDPGGAAFYGPKISVQVKDALGRNWQMSTIQLDFNMPDRFELEYTAADGSRQRPVLIHRALFGSIERFFGVLTEHYAGAFPAWLAPVQVVGIPVADAHLDYLYDVAAQLKSRGIRIEVDASDDRMAKKIVNHTNQKVPFMLLAGDKDVEAGAVSFRFGDRTQINGVPREQAFDAIAEWIERRENAVPTAELVNAVPAMSAGAKSQVAPT
- a CDS encoding PaaI family thioesterase, with protein sequence MSTDSAHPGGGFNPPDPTTRGGPDYGRFVEAVRTLQDHAKAADAPDAVIAEAADLIEKVSALLAPYDADEWNSPSGRRMDLPNRGSISTVPTQLHVTADQRIAGSAYFRRFHLGRNGAVHGGQLALLFDSLLGFTAAKLTRNPYQRTAYLHVDYRKIVPIEKELQVEAGIDRIEGRKIFVVGRLSDGDDVLAEAEALFVRLKPGQP
- a CDS encoding glycogen/starch/alpha-glucan phosphorylase, which codes for MTDVAQNAPTDERSRTGLSADALRRGIVDHLRYSIGRPAAALRPAHYYRALALAVRDRMQDNRVASTQTSLDLGRKVTCYLSAEFLMGPQLGANLLNLQIESAARAALAELGQDLDEVLACEEEPGLGNGGLGRLAACYLDSLATLERPAIGYGIRYEFGIFDQEIHDGWQVEKTDNWLDNGNPWEIAKPDVSYEVNWGGFAEHYTDEAGHDRARWVPGRVIKGVAYDTPIQGYGVKTCNALTLWSARAVKSFALEAFNTGDYYKAVEDEVTSETVTKVLYPNDEPEVGKRLRLLQQYFFVSCSLQHVLHILDDLADASVHELPERFALQLNDTHPSIGVAELMRLLVDERQLSWDEAWDITVASFGYTNHTLLPEALETWPLAMFGESLPRHLEIIYEINRRFLDEVAAAFPGDTDRLRRMSLIGEDNGKSVRMAHLATVGSHAVNGVAALHSELLKSSVLKDFYELWPERFSNKTNGVTPRRFLALANPGLRSLLDDTIGDGWLSDLTKLRGLEVYVDDPAFRTQWRAVKRDNKARLAAYVASTAGVDLDPDWLFDIQVKRIHEYKRQHLNVLNIVTQYHRLKQNPGLDIVPRAFVFGGKAAPGYFLAKRIIKLINAVGETVNNDPDVNRFLKVAFVPNFNVQNAEFIYPAADVSEQISTAGKEASGTGNMKFMINGALTIGTLDGANVEMRDEVGAENFFLFGLTVDEVERIKRDGYRPSDYVAGNPELAAALDLIADGTFSHGDTDVFRPLVENLRHDDPFLVLADYASYVECQERVSTAWRDTETWTRMSIMNTARSGKFSSDRAITEYCDDIWGVIPVTVAD
- a CDS encoding DUF6480 family protein, with the protein product MTALPPDPDPERTPGLEPGGGVSPGSTPPDAAQTSGVSEPQPRARHRFSPSATAGLIAIGVFVLVFVVAGVLIVAIVW